The following is a genomic window from Patescibacteria group bacterium.
TTCCTTTTTCCTGAAACAGTTTCCAGCTTTATTGAGCAGGAACTTGCTTTACTACCTAATGGGCATTTCCGTAAGGACTGGCCTTGCCAAAAGGGCGTTGGGCAGTAGACTTCTGAAAGAAATGATTTGTTCGCTACCCGAAGACGGTGCTGTGGCCTTTGATTACTCCGAGAGAGCTAATAGGGCTATTCCCATGTTTGCTGAAAGAGCTCTCCCTAAGTCGATTAAAGGTAGTATCATGGATTCCCAGATATACTCTATATATCGTTGGGGTGATAGTAGCGGATAATGGCGTCACGACGAGGGCAGTTTGTCTCAAGTTTTTTGAGACGAACTGCCCATTTTTCTTTAATTTTCCCAATTTTCGCTTTTATATACAGCCATTACTAGGGCACAAACTGGTCTATCTTTGCATTTTGCACCCATCACAAGGTGATGAATCTTCCCATAATTATAAGACCTTAATGCCTTCATATCATCAAGAGAATTATGGATGAGCTTGATCACCGCCTCCTTGCTTTCAGCCCAATGTTCGGCAAACAGTCCTCTCCCCATACTATCTTGGATCCATCCCAAACCCGCCCAGGCCTCTTTCCCAATAG
Proteins encoded in this region:
- a CDS encoding pyruvoyl-dependent arginine decarboxylase; this translates as MLNDKTNKNQNLQIHVTDGTGEGKTNISAFDAALMNAGIANYNLIYLSSVIPKGSMIKIRKPKSNQKEYGNRLYVVMARSDQCTIGKEAWAGLGWIQDSMGRGLFAEHWAESKEAVIKLIHNSLDDMKALRSYNYGKIHHLVMGAKCKDRPVCALVMAVYKSENWEN